The stretch of DNA TTGGAGGATGCCTCCCCATCATCATTtcctggttcttttctttgttgtcaGGGTCAGCGTCCTCTCGGGAGGAGCAGGCCAAAGAGGGTGAGTAATGAGTAGGCCTTTTGGGTGCAGGTGGTACAGTGCTAGGGATGAGGAGGGAGCACTGGGGCTATAGCCTTCATCTGGAGCAGCTCTGTTAGGGGTAGGTCTCTGGCAGCTGTTCACCCCCCCGGGAGTTCATGAAGACCCTCATACTTTCACTGGCATACCCCCTACAGAGTTGTTGCTTGACTGGAGGCAGAGTGCCGATGAGGTGATTGTCAAGCTGCGTGTGGGAGCGGGTCCCCTGCGGCTGGAGGAAGTGGATGCTGCTTTCACAGACACAGACTGTGTGGTACGGCTTCCAGGTGTGTCCAtctgccctgagcccagcaaTATATTTGAAGTCTCTGATCTCTCCCACCCCAGCTCACTGCCCTTACTCTGTCTCCAGATGGTCGGCAGTGGGGTGGTGTCTTCTATGCTGAGATAGAAAGTTCTTGCACCAAAGTACAAGCCCGTAAAGGTGGTCTCCTGCAGCTGGCACTGCCCAAGAAGGTGCCTCTGCTCACATGGCCCTCTCTTCTGGTAAGTTCCACAGCAGAGTAGGGTAGGGATGTCCAGCATGGTTGACAGGGCCTGACTGCTGTATCTTTGGTAGAAGAAACCTCTAGGGACCCAGGAGGCGGTACCAGGGCTGCGGTGCCAGGAGAATGGGCAGGAGCCATCTCCCATTGCCCTGGAGCCAGGTCCTGAGCCCCGTCGGGCTAAACAGGAAGCCCGGAACCAGAAGCGGGCCCAGGGCCGTGGTGAGGTAGGCGCAGGGGCAGGCCCCGGGGCCCAGGCAGGGCCCAGCGCCAAGAGGGCTGTGCATCTCCGAAGAGGGCCAGAGGGGGAAGGGTCCAGAGATGGGCCTGGACCCCGGGGTGATGCCCCCCCCTTCTTGGCTGagacagccacccaggtgagAGTGGGGTACCTGTGGGAGCTGGGAAATGGGAGGGTTGATAGACTGCAGTGGGGGGCCACCTACCAGACCTATAGCTGATCCTGCCCACAATCTTGCTGCAAATAGGCTGAAGCTGAGGAACAGCTCCGGGTACCACCACTGAACCCCCAGACCTGCCTCTTGGGCTCAGAGGAGAATCTAGCGCTCTTGGCAGGAGAGAAGACCGTGTCCACCAGGAATGATCCAGTCTCCCCAGCCATGACCcggagcagagaccctgagaAAGGTGACCGTTCCAAAGAGGAGATGGCAGTGGCAGCAGATGCTATAACCTTGGTGGATGGTaaaggtggggctgggggtgggcaggcagagccctGGTTGGGTTGCAAGGTCGGCGGGTGGATTGGGGATAGAACAGCAGTGGGCCAGAACCTGTCCTGGGTAGTGCTGAGCTGTGGTCTCAATGTAGAGCCGGAGTCCATGGTGAACCTGGCATTCGTCAAGAATGACTCCTATGAGAAGGGGCCAGATTCAGTGGTGGTGCACGTGTACGTGAAAGAAATCCGCAGGGACACTTCTCGAGTACTCTTCCGCGAGCAGGACTTCACACTCATCTTCCAGAccaggtgggtgggagggcaggACACGGGACACAGGGCACACTTCAGGCAGGACAGCGTGTCTCATGCTCTTCTTCCcacccttcctcctgccctgtcCCTGTTCTGCTTCGGCAGGGATGGAAACTTCCTGAGACTACACCCGGGCTGTGGGGCCCATACCATCTTCCGTTGGCAGGTGAAGCTCAGGTGGGTGGTTCTTGGCCCCAGTACTATGCctgtcccaccttgggctccatctCCCTGGCCCATCTAGCCTGACACCTACTCCACCTAAGTCCCTGAGTTCAGCCTTTCCCCACAGGAACCTGATTGAGCCCGAACAGTGCACCTTCTGCTTCACGGCCTCTCGCATTGATATCTGTCTCCGTAAGCGGCAAAGTCAGCGCTGGGGGGGCCTGGAGGCCCCAGCTGCACGAGGTCTGCACACGAGCTCCCTTCATTGTCCAGCCCACATAACCCGGACCCCTACCCCCTTCCACGTGCTGCTAACCACCAGCCCCCTCATTCCCCCTTTTTAAGGTGCAGTGGGTGGTGCAAAGGTTGCCGTGCCGACAGGTCCAACCCCTCTGGATTCAGCCCCACCAGGAAGTGccccccatcccctcacaggcCAGGAGGAAGCTCGGGCTGTGGAGAAGGAAAAACCCAAGGCTCGTTCTGAGGACACGGGGCTGGATGGTGTGGCGGCCCGCACCCCCATGGAGCATGTAGCCCCAAAGCCAGAGCCACACCTGGCCTCTGTGAGAATCCTGGCGTGGGGAGGGGACAGCCAAGGTTAGAGGCTGGAGAGCCTCAGGGCTACTCTCTCATCCCCTTCCTTACTCCCACAGCCCAAGCCCACATGTATGGTGCCTCCAATGCCCCATAGCCCCGTGAGCGGAGATAgtgtggaggaagaagaggaggaagagaagaaggtgtGTCTGCCAGGCTTCACTGGCCTTGTCAATCTAGGCAACACCTGCTTCATGAACAGTGTCATTCAATCTCTGTCTAACACTCGGGAGCTCCGGGACTTCTTCCACGGTGAGAGCAGGGACAGGAGCCCCGGGCCGTGGGCAGAGGGGATACCTTTCCCTGCTCAGACTTCTACTTGGCTGTTGTCCCTAGACCGCTCCTTTGAGGCTGAGATCAACTACAACAACCCACTGGGGACTGGTGGGCGTCTGGCGATTGGCTTTGCTGTGCTGCTCCGGGCGCTGTGGAAGGGCACCCACCATGCCTTCCAACCTTCCAAGTTGAAGGTGATCTGTGGCCACTTCCACCCTGGCTAGAGAGGGTGGGGAAGGCTCGCCAGCTGGGTACATGGTGGGTgttggggctccatgctcacacTTGGCCCCTGCATCCAGGCCATTGTGGCGAGCAAGGCCAGCCAGTTCACAGGCTATGCACAGCACGACGCCCAGGAGTTCATGGCTTTCTTGCTGGACGGGCTGCATGAAGACCTGAATCGCATTCAGAACAAGCCCTATACAGAGACCGTGGACTCGGATGGGCGGCCCGATGAGGTCAgggttgggggcagaggtggGCATATCTCAGGCATATCCCAGGCCCCAGGTCTCCTTGATCTTCACCACTCTGCTCCTCAGGTGGTAGCTGAAGAAGCATGGCAACGGCATAAGATGAGGAACGACTCTTTCATCGTAGACCTATTTCAGGGCCAGTATAAGTCGAAGCTGGTGTGCCCTGTGTGTGCCAAGGTGCGATGGGCTCCCCTGGAAAGCAGTCCCTAACTTGCTCTAGCTAGCCTGGTCAAATTGGGGTTGAGGGTGTGTGCATCTTTAGGTGTCGTTTGGGTAAAGAGGCTGATAGGGAGGCCTTCACCACCTGCATGGGCTGCAGAGGTCGGGCTGGGTAGCTTTCCAACTGACACAAAAGGGGTGTTTGGGCTCAAAGACCAGCTATaaggtggggcgggggcgggggtaaGTTTGGAAAGACATGTGGGGTACGAGTGAGGGTCAGATTGATATGTGGCAAGGCTGAGCAAGGCCTCAGTTGCTGGAAAGAGGGCGTATTCTCTCCTGGTGGCCCTCCTGGTCTGTCTGGTTTTCTCAAGCCTGAGCGTTTCCTGGTTGGCCCTAGGGCCCTGAGGACCATCCGAGTGCCTGGATTGGGCTCCCCAGACATAAGCGTCCTGTGCCCCACTCCCGGTGCAGTCACCTAGTGCCACTTGTGCATCTGCAGGTCTCCATCACTTTTGACCCATTCCTCTACCTGCCGGTGCCCTTGCCACAGAAGCAGAAGGTTCTCCCTGTCTTCTATTTTGCCCGGGAGCCCCACAGCAAGCCCATCAAGGTGAGAAGTAAGCTCCTATTTCTGGGCAATCCCAAAGAccctggcccccctcccccatggaTTCTATTCTTGTTACCAGTTTCTGGTGAGCATCAGCAAGGAGAACTCCAGCGCAAGTGAAGTGTTGGACTCGCTCTCTCAGAGTGTGCACGTGAAGCCTGAGAACCTGCGTCTGGCTGAGGTACATCTGTTCTTCCCCAGGCCCTTAGGCATGTGGATATGTGTGGGTACCTAGGGTGCACAGACACACGAGATGGTCGTTGGCATCTGTATGTGTACCCACAAACATGCGTGTGACTGCATGAAACCCATGGGTGTGCTAGGGCTTGAGGCATGATGCTAGGCATTTGGGCTGTGCAACACAAGTGCCCTCAGGTCCCGAGGTTGCCATCATCGGGGTTTACTCCCCCCTTTTGTTGGGACCCTCAAGCGCTTTTCCACTGTCATACAAGGAGCTGGAGCTGCGGGACTATCTTTCCAGCAGCTGTggttctccctctatccctcacATTACCCGGAATCTGTCTATATGCTAGTCTTTCCCAAAGGTTCGTAGCTCCCAGCCTGGAGGTGCTCTTTTCTTTGGGGATAAAAGTGGGaagggggagcgcctgggtggctcagtcattaagtgtctgcctttggctcaggtcatgatcccagggtgctgggatcaagccccacatcgggttccctgtttagcagaaagtctgcttctccttctactctcctctctcactgtgtctctctgtgtcaaataaataaataaaatcttaaaaaaaaaaaaaaaaaaagtgggaaggaGCCTCCTCTGATGCGGCCCCTCCACAACAGCCATGGGGCGGTCTCAGCAGGGCCCCACTAACTGACAGAGTGGAGGACCACAGCATGCAGTGCTGGGTTGGTTGCTGTCTATCCCAGTCCCGGCTTTCAGGCCCTCTGATGCACCAGGTTGCTTATTCTCTTGGGCTCTGAAGCTGGTGCCAGCGGAGGCATATGCTGCTTTGGGGCCACAGTCCCCACTCTGCTATTCAGGCCCAAGTTCAGGGCCAAGTCTCCTTGTGCGCTGAGGCAGGGCTAGAGAAAGGACTCGTCCTCACATAGGATCTGTGTGTTCTCTGTCCCCAGGTGATTAAGAATCGTTTCCACCGTGTGTTCCTGCCCTCCCACTCATTGGACACTGTGTCCCCATCCGACACGCTCCTCTGCTTCGAGCTGCTATCCCCAGAGTTGGCTAAGGAGCGAGTGGTGGTGCTAGAGGTGCAGCAGGTGAGCGAGGACCAACCAGATGGCATGAGGGCCTGTGGGAGGGGGACATTCTCACCTGAGCTGGCCTTGCTGAGCCAGACAACCCACCCTAGCGCCCCCAGGTGCCCAGCGTCCCCATCTCCAAGTGTGCAGCCTGCCAGCGGAAGCAGCAGTCAGAGGATGAGAAGCTGAAGCGCTGTACCCGGTGCTACCGTGTCGGCTACTGTAACCAGTGAGGACCCCCCTCGCCtccccctccctggccctccTCTCCATGTTTCACTTGCCACCCTACCTTCTCTCCCCATAAAGGCACATGTTTTAAGCCTTTCACTTATCATTCTATtctgctgggctggggtgggggggtcagggCGGGGCTGGCATAGGCATTTCCTAAGGCCAGAGGCTAATTGCCAGTGGTGAATCCTGGACGGTGGGGCTGAGGCCCTATTTTTCGTTCCCCCTTCCCTTCAGGCTCTGCCAGAAAACCCACTGGCCTGACCATAAGGGTCTCTGCCGCCCTGAGAACATTGGCTACCCATTTCTGGTTAGTGTACCTGCCTCACGTCTCACTTATGCTCGTCTTGCTCAGCTGCTAGAGGGGTACGCCCGGTAAGTGCTCAGGGATGGGATTAGGGTTGGGTGGTTGGAGGGTAGGCTTGTCAGGATTCTTACTCCCCTTGCTGCCCGTTGCCAGGTACTCTGTGAGTGTATTCCAGCCACCCTTCCAGCCTGGCCGCATGGCCTTGGAGTCCCAGGGCCCTAGCTGCACTACGTTGCTCTCCACTAGCTCCCTGGAGGCTGGGGACAGTGAGAGGGACCTGATTCAGCCGCCTGAGCTCCAGTTGGTGACCCCCGTGGCCGAGGGAGACACAGGGGTCCCACGGGCATGGGCAGCCCCTGACCGGGGCCCTGTGCCCAGCACCAGTGGAATTTCTTCAGAGGTGCTGGCTAGTGGGCCAGTTGAAGTTGGCTCCTTGCCTGCTGGTGAGAGGGTGTCTCGGCCCGAAGGTAAGAGTCTGCTAGAAGGCTTTGCATccagggtgggggaggttggAGGAAGCTTATTTAGGTCCTGGTAGGTAGAGGAGCTGtgattgttgtttgtttgtttccatagcTGCCGTGCCCGGATATCAACACCCAAGTGAAGCCACAAATGCCCACACACCCcagttcttcatctataaaattgacGCATCTAACCGAGAGCAACGGTTGGAGGATAAAGGTGTCTGAGGCTGTGGGTAGGAGCCATGGGATGGGTTGGGTTGGCCGCTCTCCATAGTTACAtgacccctctccccacccatctCTAGGAGACTCCCCGTTGGAGCTGGGTGAGGACTGCAGCCTGGCTCTCGTCTGGCGCAACAACGAGCGCCTGCAGGAGTTTGTGTTGGTAGCCTCCAAGGAGCTGGAGTGTGCTGAGGACCCAGGCTCTGCCGGGGAGGCTGCCCGTGCTGGCCACTTCACTCTGGACCAGTGCCTGAACCTCTTCACCCGGCCCGAGGTGCTGGCACCCGAGGAGGCTTGGTGAGGACGGGGCGGCAGGCGGGTAGTGGGGCAGAGTGGAGTGGAGCTCTGCTGGTCCTGACCCCTGCTCTGGCCTCCATCAGGTACTGCCCGCAGTGTAAACAACACCGAGAGGCCTCTAAGCAGCTGCTGCTGTGGCGCCTTCCTAACGTACTCATTGTGCAGCTCAAGCGCTTTTCTTTCCGGAGTTTCATCTGGCGTGACAAGATCAATGACTTGGTGGAGTTCCCCGTTCGGTGAGCGATGAGCTCTGGTGACTGAAATCAGGTCGTGGGGCGGGCAGCATCCTGGGTACCTGTTGACTGTCACCTTTCTCTGGCTGGGATCACAGGAACTTGGACCTGAGCAAGTTCTGCATCGGTCAGAAAGAGGAACAGCTGCCTAGCTACGACCTCTATGCCGTCATCAACCACTACGGAGGCATGATCGGCGGCCACTACACCGCCTGTGCACGCCTGCCCAATGACCGCAGCAGCCAGCGCAGCGACGTGGGTGAGGGCACACACAGCCAGCAGGATAGGTGGTAGCGGCGCTGGTTCAGGTTATGTTCACACTCTTCCCACCTTGCTGTAGGCTGGCGCTTGTTTGACGACAGCACGGTGACAACAGTAGACGAGAGCCAGGTTGTGACGCGTTATGCCTATGTACTCTTCTACCGCCGGCGGAACTCTCCTGTGGAGAGGCCCCCCAGGGCAGGTCACTCTGAGCACCACCCAGACCTGAGCCCTGCAGCTGAGGCTGCTGCCAGCCAGGTGAGGCATGGGAGAGGCTTCACAGGCTAGGGAGTTCAGTTCACagatgggagggggtggggcataGCCTCCTATCCTCTAGCCATCGGTCCCTGGAGTCTTGGAACCATGATCCTCTTCAGAGTCTGGAGGAATCCCCATGCTGTAGTGACACTTACAAGGGTGCACGCACACCAGCGCGTTGCTGTTGGTGTGCATGTAGGCACCCTCTTGGCACAGGCTGAGTAGCTGCTCTGAACCTCACTGGGTGAAGGGATGCTACAGCCCAACTGTACCCTACGCTCTCCCAGCTTCCCTCTGCACCTTCCTTACATGCCAGGCAGCCCACAGACCCTCACTTGTCATAACTCCTTTGTTCTGATGTACACTCAGGATAGGCCTTATCCAGGCTGGCCATGGGCTAGGGTGGCCGCCACCCTCTCTGAGGTGAGCGTCTGTCCTTGCTGAGTCCTTGGGGTCTTCTACCCCTTACTGACATGGGGTGCCATAGGTCTGGTGGGTGGTACAGCTGCATCTCTTTTCTGGACTGGTTTCTTCTTACTCTTCTCTTCTCTGAGCCCTTTCTGCTCAGATGCAGAGGAATCCTGATAGAAGACCGTGGTCATAGTCTAACTGGACATGGGTGGGAGGGACCCAGATTACTTGGGTTGGCAGCTCTAACCTCCATGAGCTCCTCTGTGGGAGTCCCGTGCTAAAGAACTGACCAGCTAGCCATCTCCCCATTCCCCTGGTCAACCCAAATGGGAAGCTGCATGTCAATTGGGAAGCTTCTTGGGGGGCCCAAATGCTGTCAAGATTCGCCTGCTCTGTCTAGACAACCCTGCGAATGGCCCACTTGGCTCCCGCTTGCCCACCTCCCTTCGGCTTGACTTGGGTTGTGTAAGGGGTTAGTGCCAGTCACTTTGGGCGGGAATTCCGTGGCCAGGGGTCTTGGGGACACcgggtccctccccacccctgccgcaGGTGCTGATGGCCGTTTCCGCACACTGTAGGCTTCCCGGATTTGGCAGGAGCTGGAGGCCGAGGAGGAACCGGTACCCGAGGGGCCTGTGCCCCTGGGTCCCTGGGGGCCCCAAGACTGGGTGGGCCCCCCACCACGTGGCCCTACCACACCAGATGAGGGCTGCCTCCGGTACTTTGTTCTGGGCACCGTGGCAGCTTTGGTGGCCCTCGTGCTCAACGTGTTCTATCCTCTGGTATCCCAGAGTCGCTGGAGATGAGCTTGCCTGCAGGCAGCTGCTGTGAGCTGGCCCAcctgcctgcccaccaggcaATGCCTGCCTCTGTGGTGGGGACCACCTCTGGGCTTGGGCCTCAGTGTGTGCATCtggtgggagagggtggggaatTTGGCTCCTGCAGGGGCAGAGCATCCTAGGGTGGGTATCCGTTCAGTTGTCTGTCCGTGCGTCCTGCTGCTCTGACCCTTGGCCTGGGGCTTAGCCCTGCCCAAGCAGCTTCCTGTATTTAAAGTGTTAATAAAGTGAGACTGTTCAGGCCCGatcttgtctctctgtctcaacGCCGCTGCTATCTGCGCCTGCCTTGGGACCCTCCCTTGGGTGCCCGGGCTCTGAGCCAGCACCCCCGGGATGCCAGGCAGTATACCGGGCAGCCCCCAACCCCTGTCCTCATATTCTGTTGCAGGGACTAGGCCCTGGCCAGGCCCCCGAGGTGGCCCCCACGCGGACAGCCCCTGAACGCTTCGCCCCCTCTGTGGACCGCCCAGCCCCCACCTACAGCAACATGGAGGAGGTCGATTAGCAGGTCCCTGGCTGGTGGGGTGGGATTGGGACTGGGTTTGTGGAATCCCCAACAGAGGGCCAGCTCTTTGCCGCTTCTCCTTCTCTAACCCAGAGGACACTGGCTTCatcagtgggggttgggggtatgATTGAGGTGGGAACCTCACAGGTTGGGCCCTCTTGTCAGCTtgatccccaccccccaacccgtGGGCCTTGGCTTCTCCAGCCACCCCCAGTGTTGCGTGATTTGATTCTCAGTTGTACCTTCAGTTCTTTCTGACTCGCATCATAAACCttataattttattctaaaaattgtaatttttttttttttttgcattttggaaGTGATTGCTgctgtttaaatatattttaaaaataaatgataaataagcaGACTTAGTGACTGTGATGCACCAGGTGCTGTGGCCACCTCTCCTATCCtctagaggggtgtgtgtgtgcgcgtgtatgtgtgtgtgcatgcgcccGCGTAGGTGTGTTAAAGACCCTGagagcagggctcctgggtggctcagttggttaagcggctgcctttggctcaggtcatgattccagggtcctaggatcaacctctacattgggctccctgct from Neovison vison isolate M4711 chromosome 6, ASM_NN_V1, whole genome shotgun sequence encodes:
- the USP19 gene encoding ubiquitin carboxyl-terminal hydrolase 19 isoform X13; protein product: MSGGASAAGPRRGPPGLEEATSKKKQKDRANQESKDGDPRRGSASSREEQAKEELLLDWRQSADEVIVKLRVGAGPLRLEEVDAAFTDTDCVVRLPDGRQWGGVFYAEIESSCTKVQARKGGLLQLALPKKVPLLTWPSLLKKPLGTQEAVPGLRCQENGQEPSPIALEPGPEPRRAKQEARNQKRAQGRGEVGAGAGPGAQAGPSAKRAVHLRRGPEGEGSRDGPGPRGDAPPFLAETATQAEAEEQLRVPPLNPQTCLLGSEENLALLAGEKTVSTRNDPVSPAMTRSRDPEKGDRSKEEMAVAADAITLVDEPESMVNLAFVKNDSYEKGPDSVVVHVYVKEIRRDTSRVLFREQDFTLIFQTRDGNFLRLHPGCGAHTIFRWQVKLRNLIEPEQCTFCFTASRIDICLRKRQSQRWGGLEAPAARGAVGGAKVAVPTGPTPLDSAPPGSAPHPLTGQEEARAVEKEKPKARSEDTGLDGVAARTPMEHVAPKPEPHLASPKPTCMVPPMPHSPVSGDSVEEEEEEEKKVCLPGFTGLVNLGNTCFMNSVIQSLSNTRELRDFFHDRSFEAEINYNNPLGTGGRLAIGFAVLLRALWKGTHHAFQPSKLKAIVASKASQFTGYAQHDAQEFMAFLLDGLHEDLNRIQNKPYTETVDSDGRPDEVVAEEAWQRHKMRNDSFIVDLFQGQYKSKLVCPVCAKVSITFDPFLYLPVPLPQKQKVLPVFYFAREPHSKPIKFLVSISKENSSASEVLDSLSQSVHVKPENLRLAEVIKNRFHRVFLPSHSLDTVSPSDTLLCFELLSPELAKERVVVLEVQQRPQVPSVPISKCAACQRKQQSEDEKLKRCTRCYRVGYCNQLCQKTHWPDHKGLCRPENIGYPFLVSVPASRLTYARLAQLLEGYARYSVSVFQPPFQPGRMALESQGPSCTTLLSTSSLEAGDSERDLIQPPELQLVTPVAEGDTGVPRAWAAPDRGPVPSTSGISSEVLASGPVEVGSLPAGERVSRPEAAVPGYQHPSEATNAHTPQFFIYKIDASNREQRLEDKGDSPLELGEDCSLALVWRNNERLQEFVLVASKELECAEDPGSAGEAARAGHFTLDQCLNLFTRPEVLAPEEAWYCPQCKQHREASKQLLLWRLPNVLIVQLKRFSFRSFIWRDKINDLVEFPVRNLDLSKFCIGQKEEQLPSYDLYAVINHYGGMIGGHYTACARLPNDRSSQRSDVGWRLFDDSTVTTVDESQVVTRYAYVLFYRRRNSPVERPPRAGHSEHHPDLSPAAEAAASQGLGPGQAPEVAPTRTAPERFAPSVDRPAPTYSNMEEVD
- the USP19 gene encoding ubiquitin carboxyl-terminal hydrolase 19 isoform X12, which produces MSGGASAAGPRRGPPGLEEATSKKKQKDRANQESKDGDPRRGSASSREEQAKEELLLDWRQSADEVIVKLRVGAGPLRLEEVDAAFTDTDCVVRLPDGRQWGGVFYAEIESSCTKVQARKGGLLQLALPKKVPLLTWPSLLKKPLGTQEAVPGLRCQENGQEPSPIALEPGPEPRRAKQEARNQKRAQGRGEVGAGAGPGAQAGPSAKRAVHLRRGPEGEGSRDGPGPRGDAPPFLAETATQAEAEEQLRVPPLNPQTCLLGSEENLALLAGEKTVSTRNDPVSPAMTRSRDPEKGDRSKEEMAVAADAITLVDGKEPESMVNLAFVKNDSYEKGPDSVVVHVYVKEIRRDTSRVLFREQDFTLIFQTRDGNFLRLHPGCGAHTIFRWQVKLRNLIEPEQCTFCFTASRIDICLRKRQSQRWGGLEAPAARGAVGGAKVAVPTGPTPLDSAPPGSAPHPLTGQEEARAVEKEKPKARSEDTGLDGVAARTPMEHVAPKPEPHLASPKPTCMVPPMPHSPVSGDSVEEEEEEEKKVCLPGFTGLVNLGNTCFMNSVIQSLSNTRELRDFFHDRSFEAEINYNNPLGTGGRLAIGFAVLLRALWKGTHHAFQPSKLKAIVASKASQFTGYAQHDAQEFMAFLLDGLHEDLNRIQNKPYTETVDSDGRPDEVVAEEAWQRHKMRNDSFIVDLFQGQYKSKLVCPVCAKVSITFDPFLYLPVPLPQKQKVLPVFYFAREPHSKPIKFLVSISKENSSASEVLDSLSQSVHVKPENLRLAEVIKNRFHRVFLPSHSLDTVSPSDTLLCFELLSPELAKERVVVLEVQQRPQVPSVPISKCAACQRKQQSEDEKLKRCTRCYRVGYCNQLCQKTHWPDHKGLCRPENIGYPFLVSVPASRLTYARLAQLLEGYARYSVSVFQPPFQPGRMALESQGPSCTTLLSTSSLEAGDSERDLIQPPELQLVTPVAEGDTGVPRAWAAPDRGPVPSTSGISSEVLASGPVEVGSLPAGERVSRPEAAVPGYQHPSEATNAHTPQFFIYKIDASNREQRLEDKGDSPLELGEDCSLALVWRNNERLQEFVLVASKELECAEDPGSAGEAARAGHFTLDQCLNLFTRPEVLAPEEAWYCPQCKQHREASKQLLLWRLPNVLIVQLKRFSFRSFIWRDKINDLVEFPVRNLDLSKFCIGQKEEQLPSYDLYAVINHYGGMIGGHYTACARLPNDRSSQRSDVGWRLFDDSTVTTVDESQVVTRYAYVLFYRRRNSPVERPPRAGHSEHHPDLSPAAEAAASQASRIWQELEAEEEPVPEGPVPLGPWGPQDWVGPPPRGPTTPDEGCLRYFVLGTVAALVALVLNVFYPLVSQSRWR